One Pseudomonas sp. B21_DOA genomic window, GACGTAGCCGGTTTTCCAGCCAGTGACGTGGTACGTCTTGCCGAAGGAACTGACCACGAACGCGCGCTGATACAGCTCTTCATGGGCCAGCACGCTGACATGCGGGACGCCGTCGAAAACCAGATGCTCGTAGACTTCGTCGCTGATCAGATAGATGTCGCGATCGCGGATCAACGCCGCCAGTTGATCGAGTTCGGCGCGGCTGATCAAGGCGCCGCTGGGGTTATGCGGGGTGTTGATGACGATCATTCTCGTGCGCGGGCTCAGCGCCGCAGCGAGCTGATCGAAATCAATGGAGAAATCGTCCGGATTCAGTTGCACATGCACGCAACGACCACCGGCCAATTCCGTCGCCGGTGCGTAGCTGTCGTAGCACGGATCAAAGACGATGACTTCGTCGCCGCTGTGGATAACGGCCTGAATTGCGCAGAAGATCGCCTGGGTCGCGCCGGGCGTTACCGTCACTTCATGATCGGCATCGACAGTCACGCCGTAGCTGCGGGCGATCTTGGCCGCGATCTGCTGACGCAACGCCGGCAAACCGGTCATCGGTGAATACTGGTTGTGGCCACTGGCGATATGCCGCCCGACCGCATC contains:
- a CDS encoding pyridoxal phosphate-dependent aminotransferase, translating into MITSKLPNVGITIFTQMSQLAAQTGAINLSQGFPDFDGPQSLRDAVGRHIASGHNQYSPMTGLPALRQQIAAKIARSYGVTVDADHEVTVTPGATQAIFCAIQAVIHSGDEVIVFDPCYDSYAPATELAGGRCVHVQLNPDDFSIDFDQLAAALSPRTRMIVINTPHNPSGALISRAELDQLAALIRDRDIYLISDEVYEHLVFDGVPHVSVLAHEELYQRAFVVSSFGKTYHVTGWKTGYVVAPPALTAELRKVHQYVSFCGVTPLQYALADYMAEHPEHVEELPGFYQAKRDLFCDLLAPSRFSFTRVTGTYFQLVDYSQIRPDLNDVDMAMWMTREHGVASIPVSVFYQHPPQGQRLIRLCFAKREETLREAAAKLCVI